In a genomic window of Telopea speciosissima isolate NSW1024214 ecotype Mountain lineage chromosome 5, Tspe_v1, whole genome shotgun sequence:
- the LOC122661648 gene encoding SAC3 family protein B-like isoform X2, giving the protein MSHPIQDANPTIERAAVSHPRSSKVNSQTYWRPSPPAQNINVEADGVKSTTFHVPKRTRSPPVPSSDENILGDSSSTQFNTDRELQAKAKRLARFSVELRQPVPNADDLKKPKSSGNRHDQALVDRRKFVLEHPFEAEGDFSNASILPDSEGLSSSHAIIGLCPDMCPDSEREERERKGDLDKYERLDGDRNQTTQFLAVKKYNRTAEREADLIRPMPVLQKTVDYLLALLGQPHDVRFLGMYNFLWDRMRAIRMDLRMQHIFNRRAITMLEQMIRLHIIAMHELCEYTKGEGFSEGFDAHLNIEQMNKTSVELFQMYDDHRKKGIDVPTQKEFRGYYALLKLDKHPGYKVEPAELSLDLAKMTPEIRQAPEVLFAREVARACRTGNFIAFFRLARKATYLQACLMHAHFSKLRTQAFASLHSGLQNNQGIPITHVRKWLGMEEEDIENLLEYHGFSVKEFEESYMFKEGPFLNSDSDYPTKCSKLVHLKRSRRILDDVVSPNYVVKLPVKESKQVFPEKTDEIQRKAVQFVEMKDSSVVVDEEMPDFESNPTPRDGSAVQSTLKTSTDHHLGNVSFEPLDVPEVLYPENPPSMVGRVSSPVSGAYLTDVMRRNMPSSVKEMPLVSRDNTPVSNAFWTDSLEKHMPSSVKEPPLQILPGDLSQVERYQGSLFDTVLEDSATQEEVIKHLENKESRVYPEELEGEKAIAIQQEAEALLAKLKLILRIWKRRSSKQRELREQRKLAADAALNLLSFGPPLRPRKTESNIVGELNIDHIVKERHEIQRRLWSRLNVAEVVEGILRERNPDAKCCCWKLLVCFQMNGTGRNGSLQKSQINHFAGRWLLNKLMGVRKEVDDELLVSLPGVSIWKKWSTRLSRSLPTCCLSVIRDIEVDKSDDTAAGASSVLFLVSESIPLELQKVKLHNLIMSLPCGSRLPLLILSGMLGEEVHDPSLRVVNGLGLNDMDETRIKSFSIKFLTKDQSMEHVDEFFSDDKLREGLQWLAGQSPPQPDLLRLKTRELVLTHLNASLEVLDKMNVSDASANHCISVFNEALDRSAEEVTCAADINPVCWPCPEMDMLEESSNEHKAVNWFLPSIGWSSTARVEPIKFAINGCKLPLFPDDLSWLDRDLHTGKEVEDQKLELEKSLTRYLSQSSKMMGWTLAARESNVMVQNGAQLVLHDSCYHIVPRWVVIFQRVFNWQLMNLSSGIFSVAYVLEHQHEPSLKEHGMVTSQVETPSLEIVDYSRYQEDTLPPCFHSQLSLDEMLEVGYNSLPSWRDQSESERVHHLSVMEDNGSIAVDVTTSSDLMEDVQIPRRDGEFAETDDTCTSVELNYSNSEVVVFNKDKKQADRLSKLLEQCNLVQDMIDEKLSIYF; this is encoded by the exons ATGTCCCATCCCATTCAAGATGCAAATCCCACTATTGAGAG GGCTGCCGTATCTCATCCTAGATCAAGTAAAGTTAATTCCCAAACTTACTGGAGGCCCTCCCCACCTGCTCAGAATATCAATGTTGAAGCTGATGGTGTGAAGTCTACCACCTTTCATGTACCCAAGAGGACCAGGTCACCCCCTGTACCTTCTTCTGATGAAAATATTCTAGGAGATTCATCCTCTACGCAATTCAATACTGATAG AGAGCTACAAGCGAAGGCAAAGCGATTGGCACGCTTCAGTGTTGAGCTAAGACAACCGGTGCCAAATGCTGATGATCTTAAAAAGCCCAAATCTTCAGGGAATAGACATGATCAAGCTCTGGTGGATAGACGGAAGTTTGTTCTGGAGCATCCCTTTGAAGCAGAAGGGGACTTCTCTAATGCCAGCATTTTACCTGATTCTGAAGGCTTGTCATCTTCCCATGCTATAATTGGGTTATGTCCTGATATGTGTCCAG ATTCAGAAAGGGAGGAGCGTGAGAGGAAAGGAGATCTTGACAAATATGAACGCTTGGATGGAGATCGAAATCAAACTACCCAATTCCTTGCTGTCAAGAAG TATAATAGGACAGCTGAGAGGGAAGCAGACTTGATTAGACCCATGCCTGTCTTGCAGAAGACGGTTGATTATCTTCTGGCTTTGCTAGGTCAGCCTCATGATGTTAGGTTTCTTGGCATGTATAACTTCTTGTGGGACAGGATGAGGGCGATCCGGATGGACCTCAGGATGCAACACATTTTCAATAGAAGGGCAATAACCATGCTGGAGCAAATG ATAAGACTTCACATCATAGCCATGCATGAACTGTGTGAATACACGAAAGGAGAGGGCTTCTCTGAGGGATTTGATGCACACCTCAACATTGAACAGATGAATAAAACATCAGTAGAGTTGTTCCAAATGTATGACGATCACCGGAAGAAGGGAATTGATGTGCCCACACAGAAAGAATTTCGGGGTTATTATGCACTTCTCAAACTGGATAAGCATCCTGGCTACAAA GTTGAACCTGCAGAACTCTCACTTGATCTTGCAAAGATGACTCCAGAGATAAGGCAAGCCCCGGAAGTTCTATTTGCCCGTGAGGTAGCAAG GGCTTGCAGAACGGGTAATTTTATTGCCTTCTTCCGACTTGCAAGGAAAGCGACTTACCTTCAAGCATGCTTAATGCATGCACATTTTTCGAAG TTACGAACCCAGGCATTTGCTTCTCTACACAGTGGTCTTCAGAATAACCAAGGAATACCTATCACACATGTCAGAAAATGGCTTGGGATGGAG GAAGAGGACATAGAAAACCTCCTAGAATACCATGGATTTTCAGTGAAGGAATTTGAAGAATCATACATGTTTAAGGAAGGTCCATTTCTCAACAGCGACAGTGATTACCCTACCAAATGCTCAAAACTTGTTCACCTGAAAAGATCGAGAAGGATTCTTGATGATGTTGTTTCTCCCAATTATGTGGTGAAATTGCCTGTGAAAGAATCAAAACAGGTTTTCCCTGAAAAGACGGACGAGATTCAACGCAAAGCTGTACAATTTGTTGAAATGAAAGATTCttctgttgttgttgatgaagaaATGCCTGATTTTGAATCCAATCCTACTCCAAGAGATGGTTCTGCAGTACAGTCAACACTTAAAACATCAACTGACCACCACTTGGGCAATGTTTCTTTCGAGCCTTTGGATGTTCCTGAAGTTCTTTATCCTGAGAATCCACCATCTATGGTTGGTAGAGTTAGCAGTCCAGTCTCAGGTGCCTATTTGACTGATGTTATGAGAAGAAATATGCCTTCAAGTGTGAAGGAAATGCCCCTGGTTAGTAGGGATAACACTCCAGTTTCTAATGCTTTTTGGACTGATTCTCTGGAAAAACACATGCCTTCCAGTGTGAAAGAACCACCCCTGCAAATTTTGCCAGGGGATCTTTCACAAGTTGAGAGATATCAGGGGTCACTTTTTGACACTGTGTTGGAGGATTCGGCAACTCaggaagaagtaatcaaacacCTAGAGAATAAAGAAAGCAGGGTTTATCCTGAAGAATTAGAAGGCGAAAAAGCTATAGCAATTCAACAGGAAGCTGAAGCTTTGCTGGCAAAACTTAAGTTGATCCTAAG GATATGGAAGCGTCGTTCCTCAAAGCAAAGGGAGTTACGTGAGCAACGAAAATTGGCAGCAGACGCTGCATTAAATTTATTATCATTTGGCCCACCACTTCGACCAAGGAAAACT GAATCAAACATTGTTGGTGAGCTTAACATTGATCATATTGTGAAGGAGAGACATGAGATACAGAGGAGATTGTGGTCCAGGCTGAATGTTGCTGAAGTGGTTGAGGGGATACTGAGGGAAAGAAATCCAGATGCCAAGTGCTGTTGCTGGAAACTACTTGTCTGTTTCCAGATGAATGGCACAGGGAGGAATGGATCACTTCAGAAAAGCCAAATCAACCATTTTGCTGGGCGATGGTTGCTCAACAAGCTTATGGGTGTCAGGAAGGAAGTTGATGATGAACTGCTAGTTTCCTTGCCAGGCGTATCGATATGGAAGAAGTGGTCTACTAGGCTATCCAGAAGCCTTCCAACCTGTTGTTTATCTGTCATCAGAGACATTGAAGTTGATAAATCAGATGATACAGCAGCTGGTGCAAGTTCTGTTCTTTTTCTTGTATCAGAAAGCATTCCATTGGAGCTTCAAAAAGTTAAACTCCATAACCTTATTATGTCCTTACCTTGTGGTTCCCGCTTGCCACTGCTTATCTTAAGTGGAATGCTTGGAGAAGAGGTTCATGATCCTTCTCTCAGGGTAGTGAATGGACTAGGACTAAATGACATGGATGAAACAAGGATAAAGAGCTTCTCGATCAAATTCTTAACAAAAGACCAGTCAATGGAACATGTTGACGAGTTTTTCAGCGATGACAAGTTACGAGAGGGCTTACAATGGCTAGCGGGACAGTCACCACCACAACCTGATCTCCTTCGTCTTAAGACACGTGAACTGGTTTTGACTCACTTGAATGCCTCATTAGAGGTTCTTGACAAGATGAATGTGTCTGATGCGAGTGCGAACCATTGTATATCTGTCTTCAATGAAGCATTGGATCGATCAGCAGAGGAGGTTACTTGTGCAGCTGATATCAATCCTGTCTGTTGGCCCTGTCCTGAGATGGATATGCTTGAGGAATCCAGCAATGAGCATAAGGCTGTTAACTGGTTTTTACCAAGCATTGGGTGGAGTTCAACTGCGAGAGTTGAGCCAATTAAATTTGCAATTAATGGTTGCAAGCTACCACTTTTCCCTGATGACTTGTCTTGGTTAGATCGGGATTTACACACAGGAAAGGAGGTCGAAGATCAGAAATTAGAACTAGAGAAATCCCTTACCAGATATCTGAGTCAATCAAGTAAGATGATGGGGTGGACACTGGCAGCAAGAGAGTCAAATGTAATGGTTCAAAATGGTGCTCAATTAGTGCTCCATGATTCCTGCTACCATATAGTTCCTAGATGGGTAGTGATCTTTCAACGAGTTTTCAATTGGCAACTAATGAATTTAAGCAGTGGGATCTTCTCAGTAGCTTATGTGTTGGAGCACCAACATGAACCCTCTTTGAAAGAACACGGCATGGTTACTTCTCAGGTTGAAACTCCATCATTGGAAATTGTGGATTATTCAAGGTATCAGGAGGATACATTACCACCATGTTTTCACAGCCAGCTATCACTTGATGAAATGCTTGAAGTTGGCTATAACTCACTTCCTTCTTGGAGGGACCAATCAGAGTCCGAGCGTGTTCATCATCTCTCTGTGATGGAAGACAACGGTAGTATAGCTGTGGATGTTACCACTTCCTCTGATTTAATGGAGGATGTTCAGATCCCTCGACGAGATGGTGAATTTGCTGAGACTGACGATACTTGTACGTCAGTTGAGTTAAATTACAGTAATAGCGAAGTAGTAGTTTTTAATAAGGATAAAAAACAGGCTGATAGATTGAGCAAGTTGTTGGAGCAGTGTAACCTTGTGCAGGACATGATTGATGAAAAGCTCTCTATATATTTCTAA
- the LOC122662819 gene encoding uncharacterized protein LOC122662819: protein MDREPEELQFLGLFGIYKESFKIIFSWRKIFNKITLALVLPLTFIFLAHMQISALIFSKIIHNEDALDYTRSDTAAYNRLSDRISSEWVAFWLFKAAYLVFLLIFSLLSTSAVVYTIASIYTAKELTFKKVMTVVPRVWKRLMVTFLWSFLIVFIYNVVAVVFLVLALITVNPGTIGGTTLLIVLVVLYFSGVVYISIVWHLASVISVLEDFKGIKAMRKSKALIKGKMWIACAIFVKLMIVFILIEFAFEKMVVHGEKLGIWSRVFSGIVCFLLLMQLFLFGLVVQSVFYFVCKSYHHESIDKSLLADHLEVYVGEYVPLRGKDIQLEQFEV from the coding sequence ATGGATAGAGAACCAGAGGAGCTTCAATTCCTGGGATTGTTTGGAATCTACAAGGAATCCTTCAAGATTATCTTCTCATGGCGAAAAATCTTCAACAAGATCACCCTTGCACTTGTCCTCCCACTTACCTTCATCTTCCTAGCTCACATGCAAATCTCTGCGCTGATCTTCTCCAAAATCATCCACAACGAAGACGCCTTAGACTACACTCGCTCAGATACGGCTGCCTACAATCGCCTTAGCGATCGAATTTCGTCGGAATGGGTCGCTTTCTGGCTCTTCAAGGCGGCTTACCTCGTCTTCCTTCtcatcttctcccttctctccacTTCTGCTGTCGTGTACACTATCGCTTCCATCTACACAGCTAAAGAATTGACCTTCAAGAAGGTGATGACCGTTGTCCCCAGGGTCTGGAAACGCCTCATGGTCACCTTCCTATGGAGTTTCCTCATCGTTTTCATTTACAATGTTGTTGCTGTGGTTTTCTTAGTACTTGCCCTAATCACCGTCAATCCTGGAACCATCGGCGGGACAACACTTTTAATCGTTCTTGTCGTCCTCTACTTCAGTGGGGTTGTTTATATCAGTATTGTGTGGCACTTGGCTTCGGTGATATCTGTTTTAGAAGATTTCAAGGGAATTAAGGCCATGAGAAAGAGCAAGGCCTTGATTAAGGGGAAGATGTGGATTGCGTGTGCGATCTTCGTTAAGCTGATGATCGTATTTATATTGATAGAATTTGCGTTTGAGAAGATGGTGGTTCATGGGGAGAAATTGGGGATTTGGAGTAGAGTTTTCTCTGGGATAGTTTGCTTCTTGTTATTGATGCAGTTGTTTCTGTTCGGGCTGGTTGTTCAGTCTGTGTTTTACTTCGTCTGCAAGTCTTATCATCATGAGAGCATCGATAAGTCTCTCTTGGCAGATCATCTCGAGGTTTATGTCGGAGAGTATGTT
- the LOC122661648 gene encoding SAC3 family protein B-like isoform X1: MKLSMECPIPFKMQIPLLRVLLSRAAVSHPRSSKVNSQTYWRPSPPAQNINVEADGVKSTTFHVPKRTRSPPVPSSDENILGDSSSTQFNTDRELQAKAKRLARFSVELRQPVPNADDLKKPKSSGNRHDQALVDRRKFVLEHPFEAEGDFSNASILPDSEGLSSSHAIIGLCPDMCPDSEREERERKGDLDKYERLDGDRNQTTQFLAVKKYNRTAEREADLIRPMPVLQKTVDYLLALLGQPHDVRFLGMYNFLWDRMRAIRMDLRMQHIFNRRAITMLEQMIRLHIIAMHELCEYTKGEGFSEGFDAHLNIEQMNKTSVELFQMYDDHRKKGIDVPTQKEFRGYYALLKLDKHPGYKVEPAELSLDLAKMTPEIRQAPEVLFAREVARACRTGNFIAFFRLARKATYLQACLMHAHFSKLRTQAFASLHSGLQNNQGIPITHVRKWLGMEEEDIENLLEYHGFSVKEFEESYMFKEGPFLNSDSDYPTKCSKLVHLKRSRRILDDVVSPNYVVKLPVKESKQVFPEKTDEIQRKAVQFVEMKDSSVVVDEEMPDFESNPTPRDGSAVQSTLKTSTDHHLGNVSFEPLDVPEVLYPENPPSMVGRVSSPVSGAYLTDVMRRNMPSSVKEMPLVSRDNTPVSNAFWTDSLEKHMPSSVKEPPLQILPGDLSQVERYQGSLFDTVLEDSATQEEVIKHLENKESRVYPEELEGEKAIAIQQEAEALLAKLKLILRIWKRRSSKQRELREQRKLAADAALNLLSFGPPLRPRKTESNIVGELNIDHIVKERHEIQRRLWSRLNVAEVVEGILRERNPDAKCCCWKLLVCFQMNGTGRNGSLQKSQINHFAGRWLLNKLMGVRKEVDDELLVSLPGVSIWKKWSTRLSRSLPTCCLSVIRDIEVDKSDDTAAGASSVLFLVSESIPLELQKVKLHNLIMSLPCGSRLPLLILSGMLGEEVHDPSLRVVNGLGLNDMDETRIKSFSIKFLTKDQSMEHVDEFFSDDKLREGLQWLAGQSPPQPDLLRLKTRELVLTHLNASLEVLDKMNVSDASANHCISVFNEALDRSAEEVTCAADINPVCWPCPEMDMLEESSNEHKAVNWFLPSIGWSSTARVEPIKFAINGCKLPLFPDDLSWLDRDLHTGKEVEDQKLELEKSLTRYLSQSSKMMGWTLAARESNVMVQNGAQLVLHDSCYHIVPRWVVIFQRVFNWQLMNLSSGIFSVAYVLEHQHEPSLKEHGMVTSQVETPSLEIVDYSRYQEDTLPPCFHSQLSLDEMLEVGYNSLPSWRDQSESERVHHLSVMEDNGSIAVDVTTSSDLMEDVQIPRRDGEFAETDDTCTSVELNYSNSEVVVFNKDKKQADRLSKLLEQCNLVQDMIDEKLSIYF; encoded by the exons ATGAAGCTTTCCATGGAATGTCCCATCCCATTCAAGATGCAAATCCCACTATTGAGAG TTCTCTTGTCCAGGGCTGCCGTATCTCATCCTAGATCAAGTAAAGTTAATTCCCAAACTTACTGGAGGCCCTCCCCACCTGCTCAGAATATCAATGTTGAAGCTGATGGTGTGAAGTCTACCACCTTTCATGTACCCAAGAGGACCAGGTCACCCCCTGTACCTTCTTCTGATGAAAATATTCTAGGAGATTCATCCTCTACGCAATTCAATACTGATAG AGAGCTACAAGCGAAGGCAAAGCGATTGGCACGCTTCAGTGTTGAGCTAAGACAACCGGTGCCAAATGCTGATGATCTTAAAAAGCCCAAATCTTCAGGGAATAGACATGATCAAGCTCTGGTGGATAGACGGAAGTTTGTTCTGGAGCATCCCTTTGAAGCAGAAGGGGACTTCTCTAATGCCAGCATTTTACCTGATTCTGAAGGCTTGTCATCTTCCCATGCTATAATTGGGTTATGTCCTGATATGTGTCCAG ATTCAGAAAGGGAGGAGCGTGAGAGGAAAGGAGATCTTGACAAATATGAACGCTTGGATGGAGATCGAAATCAAACTACCCAATTCCTTGCTGTCAAGAAG TATAATAGGACAGCTGAGAGGGAAGCAGACTTGATTAGACCCATGCCTGTCTTGCAGAAGACGGTTGATTATCTTCTGGCTTTGCTAGGTCAGCCTCATGATGTTAGGTTTCTTGGCATGTATAACTTCTTGTGGGACAGGATGAGGGCGATCCGGATGGACCTCAGGATGCAACACATTTTCAATAGAAGGGCAATAACCATGCTGGAGCAAATG ATAAGACTTCACATCATAGCCATGCATGAACTGTGTGAATACACGAAAGGAGAGGGCTTCTCTGAGGGATTTGATGCACACCTCAACATTGAACAGATGAATAAAACATCAGTAGAGTTGTTCCAAATGTATGACGATCACCGGAAGAAGGGAATTGATGTGCCCACACAGAAAGAATTTCGGGGTTATTATGCACTTCTCAAACTGGATAAGCATCCTGGCTACAAA GTTGAACCTGCAGAACTCTCACTTGATCTTGCAAAGATGACTCCAGAGATAAGGCAAGCCCCGGAAGTTCTATTTGCCCGTGAGGTAGCAAG GGCTTGCAGAACGGGTAATTTTATTGCCTTCTTCCGACTTGCAAGGAAAGCGACTTACCTTCAAGCATGCTTAATGCATGCACATTTTTCGAAG TTACGAACCCAGGCATTTGCTTCTCTACACAGTGGTCTTCAGAATAACCAAGGAATACCTATCACACATGTCAGAAAATGGCTTGGGATGGAG GAAGAGGACATAGAAAACCTCCTAGAATACCATGGATTTTCAGTGAAGGAATTTGAAGAATCATACATGTTTAAGGAAGGTCCATTTCTCAACAGCGACAGTGATTACCCTACCAAATGCTCAAAACTTGTTCACCTGAAAAGATCGAGAAGGATTCTTGATGATGTTGTTTCTCCCAATTATGTGGTGAAATTGCCTGTGAAAGAATCAAAACAGGTTTTCCCTGAAAAGACGGACGAGATTCAACGCAAAGCTGTACAATTTGTTGAAATGAAAGATTCttctgttgttgttgatgaagaaATGCCTGATTTTGAATCCAATCCTACTCCAAGAGATGGTTCTGCAGTACAGTCAACACTTAAAACATCAACTGACCACCACTTGGGCAATGTTTCTTTCGAGCCTTTGGATGTTCCTGAAGTTCTTTATCCTGAGAATCCACCATCTATGGTTGGTAGAGTTAGCAGTCCAGTCTCAGGTGCCTATTTGACTGATGTTATGAGAAGAAATATGCCTTCAAGTGTGAAGGAAATGCCCCTGGTTAGTAGGGATAACACTCCAGTTTCTAATGCTTTTTGGACTGATTCTCTGGAAAAACACATGCCTTCCAGTGTGAAAGAACCACCCCTGCAAATTTTGCCAGGGGATCTTTCACAAGTTGAGAGATATCAGGGGTCACTTTTTGACACTGTGTTGGAGGATTCGGCAACTCaggaagaagtaatcaaacacCTAGAGAATAAAGAAAGCAGGGTTTATCCTGAAGAATTAGAAGGCGAAAAAGCTATAGCAATTCAACAGGAAGCTGAAGCTTTGCTGGCAAAACTTAAGTTGATCCTAAG GATATGGAAGCGTCGTTCCTCAAAGCAAAGGGAGTTACGTGAGCAACGAAAATTGGCAGCAGACGCTGCATTAAATTTATTATCATTTGGCCCACCACTTCGACCAAGGAAAACT GAATCAAACATTGTTGGTGAGCTTAACATTGATCATATTGTGAAGGAGAGACATGAGATACAGAGGAGATTGTGGTCCAGGCTGAATGTTGCTGAAGTGGTTGAGGGGATACTGAGGGAAAGAAATCCAGATGCCAAGTGCTGTTGCTGGAAACTACTTGTCTGTTTCCAGATGAATGGCACAGGGAGGAATGGATCACTTCAGAAAAGCCAAATCAACCATTTTGCTGGGCGATGGTTGCTCAACAAGCTTATGGGTGTCAGGAAGGAAGTTGATGATGAACTGCTAGTTTCCTTGCCAGGCGTATCGATATGGAAGAAGTGGTCTACTAGGCTATCCAGAAGCCTTCCAACCTGTTGTTTATCTGTCATCAGAGACATTGAAGTTGATAAATCAGATGATACAGCAGCTGGTGCAAGTTCTGTTCTTTTTCTTGTATCAGAAAGCATTCCATTGGAGCTTCAAAAAGTTAAACTCCATAACCTTATTATGTCCTTACCTTGTGGTTCCCGCTTGCCACTGCTTATCTTAAGTGGAATGCTTGGAGAAGAGGTTCATGATCCTTCTCTCAGGGTAGTGAATGGACTAGGACTAAATGACATGGATGAAACAAGGATAAAGAGCTTCTCGATCAAATTCTTAACAAAAGACCAGTCAATGGAACATGTTGACGAGTTTTTCAGCGATGACAAGTTACGAGAGGGCTTACAATGGCTAGCGGGACAGTCACCACCACAACCTGATCTCCTTCGTCTTAAGACACGTGAACTGGTTTTGACTCACTTGAATGCCTCATTAGAGGTTCTTGACAAGATGAATGTGTCTGATGCGAGTGCGAACCATTGTATATCTGTCTTCAATGAAGCATTGGATCGATCAGCAGAGGAGGTTACTTGTGCAGCTGATATCAATCCTGTCTGTTGGCCCTGTCCTGAGATGGATATGCTTGAGGAATCCAGCAATGAGCATAAGGCTGTTAACTGGTTTTTACCAAGCATTGGGTGGAGTTCAACTGCGAGAGTTGAGCCAATTAAATTTGCAATTAATGGTTGCAAGCTACCACTTTTCCCTGATGACTTGTCTTGGTTAGATCGGGATTTACACACAGGAAAGGAGGTCGAAGATCAGAAATTAGAACTAGAGAAATCCCTTACCAGATATCTGAGTCAATCAAGTAAGATGATGGGGTGGACACTGGCAGCAAGAGAGTCAAATGTAATGGTTCAAAATGGTGCTCAATTAGTGCTCCATGATTCCTGCTACCATATAGTTCCTAGATGGGTAGTGATCTTTCAACGAGTTTTCAATTGGCAACTAATGAATTTAAGCAGTGGGATCTTCTCAGTAGCTTATGTGTTGGAGCACCAACATGAACCCTCTTTGAAAGAACACGGCATGGTTACTTCTCAGGTTGAAACTCCATCATTGGAAATTGTGGATTATTCAAGGTATCAGGAGGATACATTACCACCATGTTTTCACAGCCAGCTATCACTTGATGAAATGCTTGAAGTTGGCTATAACTCACTTCCTTCTTGGAGGGACCAATCAGAGTCCGAGCGTGTTCATCATCTCTCTGTGATGGAAGACAACGGTAGTATAGCTGTGGATGTTACCACTTCCTCTGATTTAATGGAGGATGTTCAGATCCCTCGACGAGATGGTGAATTTGCTGAGACTGACGATACTTGTACGTCAGTTGAGTTAAATTACAGTAATAGCGAAGTAGTAGTTTTTAATAAGGATAAAAAACAGGCTGATAGATTGAGCAAGTTGTTGGAGCAGTGTAACCTTGTGCAGGACATGATTGATGAAAAGCTCTCTATATATTTCTAA